In a single window of the Buchnera aphidicola (Aphis gossypii) genome:
- the nadE gene encoding ammonia-dependent NAD(+) synthetase, whose protein sequence is MTLQKKIIKLTNVKPNIIPKIEIENRIINLKKYLLQNIHLKSLIVAISGGQDSTLTGKLCQIAIEQLRKERKNKLYKFIALRLPYGTQKDEEDCKKVINFINPDQTFTINIKKAVLSSELSLNIAGIKISDYVKGNEKARERMKVQYSIAAMQNGIVVGTGNAAEIITGFFTKHGDHGVDVNLISQLNKKQVQLLLKELNCPKCLYLKTPTADLEDNNPQQPDEISLGVKYNTIDAYLEGKKINILEKNIIEKLYFNTQHKRTIFNIG, encoded by the coding sequence ATGACATTACAAAAAAAAATTATTAAACTAACCAATGTGAAGCCAAATATTATACCAAAAATAGAAATTGAAAATCGTATTATAAACTTAAAAAAATATTTACTTCAAAATATTCATTTAAAATCTTTAATTGTAGCTATTAGTGGAGGCCAAGATTCAACATTAACAGGCAAATTATGTCAAATTGCTATAGAGCAATTACGTAAAGAACGAAAAAATAAACTATATAAATTTATTGCATTAAGATTACCATATGGCACTCAAAAAGACGAAGAGGATTGTAAAAAAGTTATAAATTTTATTAATCCAGACCAAACTTTTACAATTAATATAAAAAAAGCTGTTTTAAGCAGCGAATTATCGTTAAACATAGCAGGAATAAAAATTTCAGATTATGTTAAAGGAAATGAAAAAGCAAGGGAAAGAATGAAAGTGCAATATAGCATCGCTGCAATGCAAAATGGAATAGTTGTAGGAACAGGAAATGCAGCAGAAATAATCACAGGGTTTTTTACTAAACATGGAGATCATGGAGTAGATGTTAATCTTATATCTCAACTCAATAAAAAACAAGTTCAATTATTATTAAAAGAGTTAAATTGTCCTAAATGTTTATATCTTAAAACACCGACAGCAGACCTTGAAGATAATAACCCACAGCAACCAGATGAAATTTCTTTAGGTGTTAAATATAATACAATAGATGCATATTTAGAAGGAAAAAAAATAAATATATTAGAAAAGAATATAATTGAAAAACTTTATTTTAATACACAACACAAAAGAACTATATTTAACATTGGATAA
- the prfA gene encoding peptide chain release factor 1, which produces MNLSIVNKLKSLKYRFQEIELLLTQKDIISDQNKLRTLSKEYLKLSEVVQYFIKWEKIEHDIKNVNSLFDDKEVHDAAKEEYYILKQQKKKIEKKIQILLLPKDPNDQHSCLIEIRAATGGDESSIFAGQLCRMYIRYAESYMWKTKIISSSENEKGGFKEIIVKITGKGASGQLKFESGGHRVQRVPETESQGRIHTSTCTVAVMPVLPKTKKEEIISSDLKIDTFRSSGAGGQHVNTTDSAIRITHLPTGHVVECQDERSQHKNKAKALSILSARLYAEKLEKSKRENSSTRRILLGSGSRSDRNRTYNFSQNRITDHRINLTIYKLDEVLEGKLDFLIKPITQEYQADMLSTLSKFKL; this is translated from the coding sequence ATGAACTTGTCTATTGTTAATAAATTAAAATCTTTAAAATATCGCTTTCAAGAAATTGAGTTGCTGCTTACTCAAAAAGATATTATATCTGATCAAAATAAGTTACGAACTTTATCTAAAGAATATTTAAAACTTTCTGAAGTTGTTCAATATTTTATTAAATGGGAAAAAATAGAGCATGATATAAAAAATGTTAATTCTTTGTTTGATGATAAAGAAGTTCATGATGCGGCAAAAGAAGAATATTATATACTTAAACAACAAAAAAAAAAAATAGAGAAAAAAATTCAAATATTACTATTACCTAAAGATCCTAATGATCAGCATAGTTGTTTAATAGAAATTCGAGCGGCTACAGGTGGAGATGAATCTTCTATTTTTGCAGGTCAATTATGTAGAATGTACATAAGATATGCTGAAAGTTATATGTGGAAAACAAAAATAATAAGTTCCAGTGAAAATGAAAAAGGAGGATTTAAAGAAATAATTGTTAAAATTACCGGAAAAGGTGCTTCAGGTCAATTAAAATTTGAATCAGGGGGGCATCGTGTGCAACGAGTTCCGGAAACTGAGTCACAAGGCAGAATTCATACTTCTACTTGTACTGTTGCGGTAATGCCTGTTCTACCTAAAACAAAAAAAGAAGAAATTATTTCATCTGATTTAAAAATTGATACATTTCGTTCTTCCGGAGCTGGTGGTCAGCACGTTAATACTACTGATTCAGCTATCAGAATTACTCATCTTCCTACTGGACATGTAGTAGAATGCCAAGACGAACGATCACAACATAAAAATAAAGCAAAAGCTTTATCTATTTTGTCTGCTCGTTTATACGCTGAAAAATTAGAAAAAAGTAAACGAGAAAATTCTTCTACAAGACGAATTTTATTGGGTAGTGGTTCAAGATCAGATAGAAACAGAACATATAATTTTTCTCAAAATAGAATTACAGATCATAGAATTAACCTAACTATATATAAATTAGATGAAGTTTTGGAAGGAAAATTAGATTTTCTTATTAAACCAATAACTCAAGAATATCAAGCAGATATGCTATCTACTTTATCTAAGTTTAAATTATGA
- the ispE gene encoding 4-(cytidine 5'-diphospho)-2-C-methyl-D-erythritol kinase: MTYIWPSPAKINLFLYVTGMRSDGYHYIQSLFQFLNYGDTLKIIENNTGNIELFTEKKTILKKENTIIRAAKLLKSKALYYEKTNCHTLGAKIFLNKKIPMGSGLGGGSSNAATVLIVLNKLWKTKFTLAELAKFSIKIGSDVPAFIMGKTSVIEGIGEILHPIQRKEKWYLVVYPKIHILTKNIFSSSLIKSEAQKKSIKLLLQSPFSNDFENIVSNKFKKIKKLISILSLYAPARMTGTGSCVFAEFDDKISAQKTFSLLPQNVKGFIAKGMNTSSLHRVFYKRKTHVFN, encoded by the coding sequence ATGACATATATATGGCCTTCTCCTGCAAAAATTAACTTATTTTTATACGTTACAGGTATGCGTTCAGATGGTTATCATTATATCCAAAGTTTATTTCAATTTCTTAATTATGGCGACACATTAAAAATAATTGAAAATAACACTGGGAATATTGAATTATTTACTGAGAAAAAAACAATTTTAAAAAAAGAAAATACTATTATTAGAGCGGCAAAATTGTTAAAATCAAAAGCATTATATTATGAAAAAACTAATTGCCATACTCTTGGAGCAAAAATATTCTTAAATAAAAAAATACCTATGGGCAGTGGATTAGGGGGGGGATCATCTAACGCTGCGACAGTTTTAATTGTATTAAATAAGCTATGGAAAACAAAATTTACATTGGCAGAATTAGCTAAATTTAGTATTAAAATAGGATCAGATGTTCCAGCGTTTATCATGGGTAAAACATCTGTTATTGAAGGAATAGGTGAAATATTACATCCTATTCAAAGAAAAGAAAAATGGTATTTAGTTGTTTATCCTAAAATTCATATTTTAACAAAAAATATATTTTCTAGTTCTTTAATTAAAAGTGAAGCTCAAAAAAAATCAATAAAATTACTTTTGCAATCTCCATTTAGTAACGATTTTGAAAATATAGTAAGCAATAAATTTAAAAAAATAAAAAAATTAATTTCTATACTATCTCTTTATGCACCTGCTCGAATGACTGGAACAGGATCCTGTGTTTTTGCAGAATTTGATGATAAAATATCTGCACAAAAAACATTTTCTTTACTTCCTCAAAATGTCAAAGGATTTATTGCTAAAGGTATGAATACTTCGTCATTACATCGTGTTTTTTATAAAAGAAAGACTCATGTTTTTAATTAA
- the prmC gene encoding peptide chain release factor N(5)-glutamine methyltransferase has product MKIYQWLKQTIKIFSNFEYPRFEAEILLSHVLKRSRSWIIVFDQIELNKFNQKILKNFVDRRSKGEPMAYILGKKDFWSLSLKVSPDTLIPRPDTEILIEKVLSKIDSDQTHILDLGTGCGAIALALASVCSSFQIEAVDNSHKAIKIAKTNALELSLNNVVFFYSDWFSHIDKKFNIIVSNPPYISLKEMKIFKKNLAFEPVNALLSKNNGLKDIELIIKKSKNYLFCKGWLFIEHGWKQKLQVQYLFKKYNFFSIQSYKDYGGNDRVTIGQKK; this is encoded by the coding sequence ATGAAAATATATCAATGGTTAAAACAAACAATTAAAATTTTTTCTAATTTTGAATATCCTCGATTTGAAGCAGAAATATTATTAAGTCATGTATTAAAGCGTTCACGTTCTTGGATTATAGTTTTTGATCAAATAGAATTAAATAAATTTAATCAAAAAATATTAAAGAATTTCGTTGATCGAAGATCAAAAGGAGAACCTATGGCTTATATATTAGGAAAAAAAGACTTTTGGTCTTTATCTTTGAAAGTATCTCCAGATACTTTAATTCCTAGACCTGATACAGAAATTTTAATTGAAAAAGTGTTATCTAAGATCGATAGTGATCAAACACACATTCTTGATTTAGGAACTGGTTGCGGGGCTATTGCATTAGCTCTAGCAAGTGTTTGTTCAAGTTTTCAGATTGAAGCTGTTGACAATTCACATAAAGCCATTAAAATAGCTAAAACAAATGCATTAGAATTAAGTTTAAACAATGTTGTTTTCTTTTATAGCGATTGGTTTTCACATATAGATAAAAAATTTAATATTATTGTAAGCAATCCTCCATATATTAGTTTAAAAGAAATGAAAATTTTTAAAAAAAATCTTGCTTTTGAACCAGTTAATGCGTTATTGTCAAAAAACAATGGATTAAAAGATATTGAATTAATTATAAAAAAATCCAAAAATTACTTATTTTGTAAAGGTTGGCTTTTTATTGAACATGGATGGAAACAAAAATTACAAGTTCAATATTTATTTAAAAAATATAATTTTTTTAGCATACAATCTTACAAAGATTATGGGGGCAATGATCGTGTCACTATTGGACAAAAAAAATAG
- the yfaE gene encoding class I ribonucleotide reductase maintenance protein YfaE yields MNYSTIEILNKKIIVYKENVSILSTLKKNDIHIAYQCKSGYCGACRIEIIKGSIIYSIKQPIAALFKINEIFPCCCQPKGNITIKI; encoded by the coding sequence ATGAATTATTCTACTATTGAAATATTAAATAAAAAAATTATTGTTTATAAAGAAAACGTTTCTATATTATCTACTCTAAAAAAAAATGATATACATATAGCATATCAATGTAAATCTGGGTATTGTGGAGCATGTCGCATAGAAATAATAAAAGGGAGCATTATTTACTCAATAAAACAGCCTATAGCTGCTTTATTTAAAATAAATGAAATTTTTCCATGTTGTTGTCAACCAAAAGGAAATATTACAATCAAAATATAA
- the nrdB gene encoding class Ia ribonucleoside-diphosphate reductase subunit beta has product MSYTTFSKKKNNQLIEPMFFGQPVNIARYDQQKYNIFEKLIEKQLSFFWRPEEIDLSQDRIDFQNLPSHEKHIFISNLKYQTLLDSIQGRSPNIAFLPIISIPELETWIETWSFSETIHSRSYTHIIRNIINNPSIIFDDIITNKNINERAKDISTYYDELINMTSYWHLLGEGNHTVNEKKIFINLDILKKKLYLCLISVNVLEAIRFYVSFACSFAFAEREIMEGNAKIIRLIARDEALHLTGTQHILYLLNNKKNNENMKNIVKECKEMATQIFILAAEQEKKWAEYLFQDGSMLGLNKDILWQYIEYITNIRMDAIGLKMQFEKKSNPIPWIDSWLNSDYIQNAPQETEISSYLVGQIDSKVSNQEFKKFKL; this is encoded by the coding sequence GTGTCTTATACAACATTTTCAAAGAAAAAAAATAATCAACTAATAGAACCTATGTTTTTTGGGCAACCTGTTAATATAGCTCGATATGATCAACAAAAATATAACATTTTTGAAAAGTTAATTGAAAAACAACTTTCGTTTTTCTGGAGACCAGAAGAAATAGATTTGTCACAAGATCGAATAGATTTTCAAAATCTTCCTTCACATGAAAAACATATTTTTATCAGCAATTTAAAATATCAAACATTACTTGACTCAATTCAAGGGCGCAGTCCAAATATTGCTTTTTTACCTATTATCTCTATTCCTGAATTAGAAACATGGATTGAAACATGGTCGTTTTCAGAAACAATTCATTCCCGCTCTTATACTCATATAATTAGAAATATAATAAATAATCCATCAATTATTTTTGATGATATCATAACTAATAAGAATATTAATGAAAGAGCAAAAGACATTTCTACTTATTATGATGAGCTTATTAATATGACTAGTTATTGGCATTTATTAGGAGAAGGAAATCACACTGTTAATGAAAAAAAAATTTTTATTAATTTAGATATATTAAAAAAAAAATTATACCTTTGTTTAATTAGTGTTAACGTTTTAGAAGCTATTAGGTTTTATGTTAGCTTCGCTTGTTCATTTGCATTTGCAGAAAGAGAAATTATGGAAGGAAATGCAAAAATTATTAGATTAATTGCAAGAGATGAAGCGCTGCATTTGACCGGAACTCAACATATTTTATATTTATTAAATAATAAAAAAAACAACGAAAATATGAAAAACATTGTTAAAGAATGCAAAGAAATGGCAACTCAAATTTTTATATTAGCTGCAGAACAAGAAAAAAAATGGGCGGAATATTTATTTCAAGACGGTTCTATGTTGGGTCTAAACAAAGATATACTTTGGCAGTATATAGAATATATTACTAATATTCGAATGGATGCAATAGGTTTAAAAATGCAGTTTGAAAAAAAATCAAATCCTATTCCCTGGATCGATTCTTGGTTAAATTCAGATTATATACAAAATGCCCCACAAGAAACTGAAATTAGCTCTTATTTAGTAGGTCAAATTGATTCCAAGGTATCTAATCAAGAATTTAAAAAATTTAAATTATAA
- the sirB1 gene encoding invasion regulator SirB1, with amino-acid sequence MKSFSKNNLSKLSLFDSIISASRFIREDFPIDSVVLDMCNKIKEAKFYISSEIEPNKKLKKLLNLFYKKWSFGGASGIYKISDVLWIDNVLKTKHGTAVSLGVLLLHIAKELQLPLNPVAFPTQLILRADWSDKKKWLINPFNGEILDQHTLEVWLKGNISPTAELYENDLYQAESITIFRKMLNTLKSALMEEKNMELALNVSNVLLQIDPNDPYEIRDRGLIYANLDCNHVALKDLLYFVENCPEDPISEIIKVQIHAIEQKKMILH; translated from the coding sequence ATGAAATCTTTTTCAAAAAATAATTTATCTAAGTTGTCATTATTTGACTCTATTATATCTGCATCTCGTTTTATTCGAGAAGATTTTCCTATAGATTCTGTAGTTTTAGATATGTGCAATAAAATTAAGGAAGCAAAATTTTATATTTCATCTGAAATTGAGCCAAATAAAAAATTAAAAAAGTTATTAAATTTGTTTTATAAAAAGTGGAGTTTTGGCGGAGCAAGTGGTATTTATAAAATTTCAGATGTATTATGGATTGATAATGTATTAAAAACTAAACATGGTACTGCTGTATCTTTAGGTGTTCTTTTGTTGCATATTGCAAAAGAATTACAATTGCCATTAAATCCTGTAGCGTTTCCTACGCAACTCATATTAAGAGCTGATTGGTCAGATAAAAAAAAGTGGCTTATTAATCCATTTAATGGTGAAATATTAGATCAGCATACACTAGAAGTATGGTTAAAAGGGAATATTAGTCCGACAGCTGAGTTATATGAAAATGATCTATATCAAGCAGAATCTATTACTATTTTTAGAAAAATGTTAAATACTTTAAAATCAGCTTTAATGGAAGAAAAAAATATGGAATTAGCATTAAATGTAAGTAATGTTCTTTTACAAATAGATCCTAATGATCCATACGAAATCCGTGATAGGGGGTTAATTTATGCTAATTTAGACTGCAATCATGTTGCTTTAAAAGATTTGCTTTATTTTGTTGAAAATTGTCCAGAAGATCCTATCAGTGAAATCATCAAAGTTCAAATACATGCAATTGAACAAAAAAAAATGATCTTACATTAA
- a CDS encoding acetate kinase → MNNLIFVLNCGSSSIKFSILNPQTKKKYLSGLVECLFLEKTYIKWKYLGVKYKKYIGAYISHENALNFIFNQVLFKKQDIYNSIIGIGHRVVHGGNKINQSVLINDEIINCIKESAHFAPLHNPLNLIGIKIAIEKFPALSKKNVAVFDTSFYHKMPKTSFLYAIPYVFYKKYHIRRYGAHGISHDYVSHEASVMLNKNFTSLNIITCHLGNGCSVSAIRNGVCVDTSMGLTPLEGLVMGTRSGDIDPSIIFFMNQKIGISIEKINTILNKESGLLGLSEKSSDFRYLEKNYSTNELVKLSVDIFCHRLSKYIASYICLMDNCLDAVVFTGGIGENVSLIRQITVSKLHLMGLEIDIKKNFLIKNGKSGSITIKNSIPVLVIPTDEELLIAKKTMKIISSM, encoded by the coding sequence TTGAATAATTTAATTTTTGTACTAAATTGTGGAAGTTCTTCTATCAAATTTTCTATATTAAATCCACAAACTAAAAAAAAGTACTTATCTGGTTTAGTAGAATGCCTATTTTTAGAAAAAACATATATTAAATGGAAATATTTAGGAGTGAAATATAAAAAATATATAGGCGCTTATATATCTCATGAAAATGCTTTAAATTTTATTTTTAATCAAGTCTTATTTAAAAAACAGGATATATATAATAGTATTATTGGAATAGGGCATAGAGTTGTTCATGGTGGCAACAAAATAAATCAATCTGTTTTGATTAATGATGAAATTATTAATTGTATTAAAGAATCTGCTCATTTTGCACCATTACATAATCCTTTAAATTTAATAGGAATTAAAATAGCAATAGAAAAATTTCCTGCTTTATCAAAAAAAAATGTAGCAGTTTTTGATACTTCTTTTTATCATAAAATGCCTAAAACTTCATTTTTATACGCTATTCCTTATGTTTTTTATAAGAAATATCATATACGCCGTTATGGTGCTCATGGGATTAGTCATGATTATGTTTCACATGAAGCGTCTGTCATGTTAAATAAAAATTTTACTTCACTTAATATTATAACATGTCATTTGGGAAATGGATGCTCTGTTTCTGCAATTCGAAATGGAGTGTGTGTGGATACTTCGATGGGTTTAACACCTCTAGAAGGTTTAGTAATGGGCACTCGAAGTGGTGATATAGATCCTTCTATTATTTTTTTTATGAATCAAAAAATTGGTATAAGTATTGAAAAAATTAACACAATTTTAAATAAAGAATCTGGTTTATTGGGATTAAGTGAAAAAAGTAGTGATTTTCGTTATCTTGAAAAAAATTACTCTACTAATGAGTTAGTAAAGCTGTCTGTAGATATCTTTTGCCATCGATTATCTAAATATATTGCTTCTTATATCTGTTTAATGGACAATTGTTTAGATGCAGTCGTATTCACTGGTGGTATTGGAGAAAATGTATCATTAATTAGACAAATCACTGTGTCAAAATTACATCTAATGGGTTTAGAAATTGATATAAAAAAAAATTTTTTAATTAAAAATGGCAAGAGTGGTTCAATTACTATAAAGAATTCTATTCCTGTTTTAGTCATTCCTACAGATGAAGAGTTATTAATAGCAAAAAAAACAATGAAAATAATTAGTTCAATGTAA
- the pta gene encoding phosphate acetyltransferase, whose translation MIRIIMLVPLSEDISLTTITLSLINLISKKTKNNFFKSFFYFSLINSSIDKTKLIVKKYFLDDIITLKNIDFSNECFNSNQYHMLVNEVIDQCYQKKDINGFILIQGINRNKNPDADKINYEVSQNINAEVIFLDNLKDYSLEGVHQKKNKIKIFLKFNQYRYVLGFIINNVNSPFIQKQYNFVEKLNVIYNLKKNQISFDIKHDIFLKDKFLSIFHFIPWNKHLLKSSIIEICNFLDAKIINTKNIKNSIVKKIIIFDENYTKITIKDYKNALFFVCLSRLETFIKDLLLKLKINKISGVLLTGKCQVVKKILYLINVLKDFNIPIFFINANTITTLSRLQKFNFNINFYDKKYIDKILKHTSSYLKNINLNIFSYDSVNHQKKYSPKEFCYRLKILSKKNIKKIILPESYEPRILKAALISNNLGIAECVLLGNEKKIFKIARDNEIYLNRNIQIIDPDIIRENYVSRLLELRKNKGITESSATKQLEDNTVLATLLLECNKVDGLVSGSINTTANTIRPALQIIKTNPIYSLVSSIFFMLFPQEVYIYGDCAINVNPTAEELAEIAIQSANSAKTFGIEPRVAMLSYSSGYSGYGMQVEKVRSATSIIKLKQPNLIVEGPIQYDAAISRKVAQLKIPNSSILGSANIFIFPDLNSGNITYKAVQRSSGLICIGPMLQGLRKPVNDLSRGASIEDIVYTIALTAIQS comes from the coding sequence ATGATTCGTATTATAATGTTAGTACCTTTAAGTGAAGATATTAGTTTAACAACTATAACTTTAAGTTTAATTAATTTAATTAGCAAAAAAACAAAAAACAATTTTTTTAAATCTTTTTTTTACTTTTCTCTCATAAATAGTTCAATAGATAAAACTAAACTTATTGTTAAAAAGTATTTTTTAGACGATATAATTACATTGAAAAATATAGATTTTTCAAATGAATGTTTTAACTCTAATCAATACCATATGCTTGTGAATGAAGTTATTGATCAATGTTATCAAAAAAAAGATATTAATGGATTTATTTTAATTCAAGGTATCAATAGAAATAAAAATCCTGATGCTGATAAGATAAATTATGAAGTTTCTCAAAATATCAATGCTGAAGTAATATTTTTAGATAATTTAAAAGATTACTCTTTAGAAGGTGTTCATCAAAAAAAAAATAAAATAAAAATATTTTTAAAATTTAATCAATATAGATATGTTTTAGGTTTTATTATTAATAATGTAAACTCTCCTTTTATACAAAAACAATATAATTTTGTAGAAAAGCTAAACGTTATATATAATTTAAAAAAAAATCAAATTTCTTTCGATATTAAACATGACATTTTTTTAAAAGATAAATTTCTTTCTATATTCCATTTTATTCCTTGGAATAAACACTTATTAAAATCATCTATAATAGAAATTTGTAATTTTTTAGATGCAAAAATCATTAATACAAAAAATATAAAAAATTCTATTGTAAAAAAAATAATAATATTTGATGAAAATTATACAAAAATAACAATAAAAGATTATAAAAATGCTTTATTTTTTGTGTGTTTAAGTCGCTTGGAAACATTTATTAAAGATTTATTACTCAAATTAAAAATAAATAAAATTAGTGGCGTCCTTTTGACAGGTAAATGTCAAGTTGTGAAAAAAATTTTGTATTTGATAAATGTTTTAAAAGATTTTAATATTCCTATTTTTTTTATCAACGCAAATACAATAACAACTCTTTCGAGATTACAAAAATTTAATTTTAATATTAATTTTTACGATAAAAAATATATTGATAAAATACTAAAACATACTTCTAGCTATCTAAAAAATATTAATTTAAATATTTTTTCATATGATTCAGTTAATCATCAAAAAAAATATTCACCTAAAGAATTTTGTTATCGTTTAAAAATCTTATCTAAAAAAAATATAAAAAAAATTATACTTCCAGAATCATATGAGCCTCGAATATTAAAAGCTGCTTTAATATCTAATAATTTAGGAATTGCAGAATGTGTATTGTTGGGCAATGAAAAAAAAATTTTTAAAATAGCTCGTGATAATGAAATTTATTTAAATAGAAATATTCAAATAATAGATCCTGATATAATACGAGAAAACTACGTTTCAAGATTATTAGAGTTAAGAAAGAATAAAGGTATAACTGAATCTTCTGCAACAAAGCAATTAGAAGATAATACTGTTTTAGCTACATTGTTATTAGAATGCAATAAAGTAGATGGATTAGTTTCTGGATCAATAAATACTACGGCTAATACTATACGCCCAGCATTACAAATTATTAAAACGAATCCTATTTATTCTTTGGTGTCTTCAATATTTTTTATGTTATTCCCTCAAGAAGTATATATTTATGGCGATTGCGCAATCAACGTAAACCCAACAGCAGAAGAATTAGCAGAAATTGCAATTCAATCTGCTAATTCAGCTAAAACCTTTGGGATAGAACCACGTGTAGCAATGTTATCTTATTCTAGTGGGTATTCTGGTTACGGTATGCAAGTAGAAAAAGTTAGAAGTGCGACTTCTATTATTAAATTAAAACAACCTAATTTAATTGTTGAAGGACCTATCCAATACGATGCAGCTATTTCAAGAAAAGTTGCTCAATTAAAAATTCCAAACTCATCAATTCTAGGATCTGCAAATATTTTTATATTTCCAGATTTAAACTCTGGTAATATAACTTATAAAGCAGTACAACGTTCTTCAGGATTAATTTGTATTGGACCTATGTTGCAAGGATTAAGAAAACCAGTAAATGATTTATCAAGAGGCGCATCAATTGAAGATATTGTTTATACTATTGCTTTAACTGCAATTCAGTCGTAA